Proteins from one Bradyrhizobium roseum genomic window:
- a CDS encoding amidase, whose protein sequence is MNVISGALELALYSKPLTELPARTIVRAIRDRRLTAASVMEACLERIAAREPEVKAWSFLDADLARERAWQADKWQAAGFPLTPLHGLPVGVKDVFDTSDMPSEYGSASLRGRRPTEDADAVSVLLGAGALIIGKTSTSEFGMYHPSPTHNPLDLSRSPGVSSAGSAAAVVDNMVPLALGTQHTASTTLPASFCGAFAFKPSFGFTSMRGSNVLVPRMAHIGLLARSVDDLALFAGAFDGRLGELEAIPHPPRLGLVCGPGWEMASDAAREALDRLVAGLPATVAAVELPSDFDRAIEIVHGLLNAHLAYRFGLSPPETFRNFCAPLQQGIIAGRELSAMDYLKLEAMADRLSAHAARLFLDHDVLITLSAPGEATRLEDGPGSGVMSMPWSLCGLPTMSLPLLRGANGLPIGVQLIGRRGGDRNLLRVAAWFTDATIILKHVSSHEQA, encoded by the coding sequence ATGAACGTGATATCAGGTGCCCTGGAGCTTGCTCTGTACAGCAAGCCATTGACCGAATTGCCGGCCCGCACCATCGTCAGGGCGATCCGCGATCGTCGGCTGACGGCGGCATCGGTGATGGAAGCCTGCCTGGAGCGCATTGCCGCGCGCGAACCCGAGGTGAAGGCCTGGAGTTTCCTCGATGCCGATCTGGCGCGCGAACGCGCGTGGCAGGCGGACAAGTGGCAGGCCGCGGGATTTCCACTCACCCCGCTGCATGGCTTGCCGGTCGGCGTAAAGGACGTGTTCGATACCAGCGACATGCCGTCCGAATACGGCAGCGCAAGTTTGCGTGGACGCAGGCCAACCGAAGACGCTGATGCGGTAAGCGTGCTGCTCGGAGCCGGGGCGCTCATCATCGGCAAGACCAGCACGTCCGAATTCGGGATGTATCATCCCAGTCCGACCCATAACCCTTTGGACCTGTCGCGCTCGCCCGGCGTGTCGTCGGCGGGATCTGCGGCGGCGGTGGTCGACAACATGGTTCCGCTAGCGCTCGGCACGCAGCACACGGCATCCACGACGCTGCCGGCGTCCTTCTGCGGCGCGTTTGCGTTCAAACCATCGTTCGGCTTCACGAGCATGCGGGGATCCAATGTGCTCGTGCCGCGCATGGCGCATATCGGCCTGTTGGCCCGGTCGGTCGATGACCTCGCGCTGTTTGCCGGAGCCTTCGATGGTCGGCTCGGCGAGCTCGAGGCAATCCCGCATCCGCCGAGGCTCGGTCTGGTCTGCGGGCCGGGCTGGGAGATGGCAAGTGATGCTGCACGGGAGGCCCTCGATCGCCTGGTTGCCGGATTGCCTGCGACAGTGGCCGCCGTCGAACTGCCTTCTGACTTCGACAGGGCGATCGAGATCGTGCACGGCCTTCTGAACGCACATCTGGCGTATCGCTTCGGCCTCTCGCCGCCGGAAACGTTCCGCAATTTCTGCGCGCCGCTGCAGCAAGGCATCATCGCCGGCCGCGAATTGAGCGCTATGGATTATCTCAAACTCGAGGCTATGGCCGACCGCCTATCGGCTCACGCTGCGCGGTTGTTTCTCGATCATGATGTCTTGATCACGCTCTCCGCGCCGGGGGAAGCCACACGTCTTGAAGACGGCCCGGGCTCGGGCGTCATGTCCATGCCCTGGAGCCTGTGCGGACTGCCGACCATGTCGCTGCCGCTGCTGCGCGGCGCGAACGGCCTGCCGATCGGCGTTCAACTCATTGGCCGGCGGGGCGGCGACCGCAACCTCCTGCGCGTAGCGGCGTGGTTTACCGATGCAACAATAATCCTCAAACATGTGTCTTCCCATGAACAAGCTTGA
- the phnA gene encoding phosphonoacetate hydrolase: protein MNKLDRTLTDAASRRAEEPLVSVNGRTYAWPKHPTVVICFDGCDPAYLEAASAVGAIPAIDRMRREGFAASALAAMPTFTNPNNVSIVCGVSPAVHGVSGNFYLDRDTGAEIMMVDATPVRAPTILSAFSQGGARVAAVTAKDKLRKALGQGLDGIAFSAEKADEATDAENGISEIGALVGRGAPDQYSADLSLFVLDSGIRLLETCRPDLMYLSLSDYVQHKHAPAAPEAIAFMRAVDERLARMIALGARLGIVADHGMSDMAQPDGEPNVVYLGDLLDAAFGPGAARVICPITDPFVRHHGALGGFVRVHLQQTEPSVAEVLQFIQKIPGVGMAATREEACLRFELPEDREGDIAVVARSGVALGAHASDHDISQLSGERLRSHGGFAEQVVPFILSHPLKAGRVEGGAGRPLRNYDIFSVLLNEVKA from the coding sequence ATGAACAAGCTTGATCGAACATTGACCGATGCTGCGTCCCGTCGCGCGGAGGAACCCCTCGTAAGCGTCAACGGACGCACCTATGCGTGGCCAAAACATCCGACCGTGGTCATCTGTTTCGACGGCTGCGATCCCGCCTATCTCGAGGCTGCCAGCGCGGTCGGGGCAATTCCTGCCATCGACCGGATGCGGCGCGAGGGCTTTGCCGCCTCCGCGCTCGCAGCCATGCCGACATTCACCAACCCCAATAATGTGTCCATCGTCTGCGGTGTATCGCCCGCGGTTCACGGTGTCTCCGGCAATTTCTATCTCGACCGTGACACGGGTGCGGAAATCATGATGGTGGATGCCACCCCGGTGCGCGCACCGACCATTCTGTCGGCATTTTCGCAAGGGGGGGCCAGGGTCGCCGCCGTCACCGCAAAGGACAAGCTGCGCAAGGCGCTGGGGCAGGGACTCGACGGCATCGCTTTCTCTGCCGAGAAGGCCGATGAGGCGACCGACGCGGAGAACGGAATTTCCGAGATCGGGGCGTTGGTAGGACGGGGAGCACCGGATCAGTATTCCGCGGATCTTTCCTTGTTCGTGCTCGATTCCGGAATTCGCCTGCTCGAAACCTGCCGGCCGGATCTCATGTATCTGTCGCTTTCCGATTATGTGCAGCACAAGCATGCACCCGCTGCGCCCGAAGCGATCGCGTTCATGCGCGCGGTGGATGAACGGCTGGCAAGGATGATCGCGCTCGGCGCCCGCCTCGGAATTGTTGCCGACCATGGCATGAGCGACATGGCCCAACCGGACGGGGAGCCGAACGTCGTCTATCTCGGCGACCTGCTCGATGCGGCTTTCGGTCCGGGCGCTGCCCGCGTGATCTGCCCGATCACCGATCCCTTCGTACGCCACCATGGCGCCCTGGGCGGCTTTGTTCGTGTTCACCTGCAGCAAACGGAGCCATCTGTCGCGGAGGTGTTGCAGTTCATTCAGAAGATCCCGGGAGTCGGGATGGCGGCAACTCGCGAGGAAGCCTGCCTGCGTTTCGAACTGCCTGAAGATCGCGAAGGTGACATCGCCGTGGTGGCGCGATCGGGCGTCGCCCTCGGCGCCCATGCGAGCGACCACGATATCTCGCAGCTATCGGGAGAGCGGCTGCGCTCTCACGGCGGGTTCGCCGAGCAGGTGGTGCCGTTCATCCTCTCGCACCCGCTCAAGGCCGGACGGGTTGAAGGCGGGGCAGGAAGGCCGCTCCGCAACTACGATATTTTTTCGGTCCTGCTCAATGAAGTGAAAGCCTGA
- a CDS encoding alkaline phosphatase family protein, whose amino-acid sequence MPRAILVILDGLRRDLVTPETTPRLAAFAARSEQFAAHRTVFPSCTRVVSASLATGCYPARHGLQGNTMALMEDGRLVRHDAGRPDFLQHKRRVTGRSLAVPTLAERLTGSGGAIIFSNVSPGAAYAHDPDGFGRVYHRAGSFGRDRVPLPEDEQLRVTLDVEGDRAMTERFIREAILPEANPPALAVLWLGEPDATQHALPMGSPGHLAVLAEADGNAGRVMDAVGTLDDKDDVLLLIGSDHGHQTVTGVVDIDEELVAAGLKESLESTDVVVASNGTSALLYVHPDFGARTSLVGDFLANQAWAETVFDGSGLASVGQRRDHGLAFAVSMRASNEPNAYGVVGTSLVAERAGNKADVLGSGQHGGLGAGEQSPFLMIDGAGFCPGAARQEPSCITDIAPTILAHLGLPASGMDGRPLQAAPGGRNG is encoded by the coding sequence ATGCCTCGTGCTATACTTGTCATCCTCGATGGTCTGCGCCGTGATCTCGTCACGCCGGAGACCACGCCCCGTCTTGCCGCCTTTGCCGCGCGCTCCGAACAGTTCGCTGCCCATCGCACGGTGTTTCCCTCCTGCACGCGGGTGGTCTCGGCGAGCTTGGCGACCGGTTGTTATCCGGCGCGCCACGGCCTGCAAGGCAATACGATGGCGCTCATGGAAGACGGGCGCCTGGTTCGCCACGATGCAGGCCGTCCCGATTTCCTTCAGCATAAGCGGCGCGTCACCGGTCGCTCGCTGGCCGTGCCGACCCTGGCGGAGCGGTTGACGGGTAGCGGCGGCGCCATCATCTTCAGCAACGTTTCGCCGGGAGCGGCCTACGCGCACGATCCGGACGGGTTTGGTCGGGTCTATCATCGTGCAGGATCATTCGGCCGCGACCGGGTGCCGCTTCCCGAGGACGAGCAACTTCGCGTCACGCTGGATGTCGAAGGCGACCGGGCGATGACCGAGCGCTTCATCCGCGAAGCAATACTGCCCGAGGCCAATCCGCCTGCGCTTGCGGTCCTGTGGCTGGGCGAGCCGGACGCCACGCAGCACGCCTTGCCCATGGGCTCGCCAGGTCATCTTGCGGTGTTGGCGGAGGCCGACGGCAATGCCGGACGCGTCATGGATGCCGTAGGGACGCTCGACGACAAGGACGATGTTCTGCTGCTGATAGGATCGGATCATGGCCACCAGACGGTTACCGGCGTCGTCGACATCGATGAAGAACTCGTCGCCGCCGGATTGAAGGAAAGCCTCGAATCGACCGACGTGGTTGTCGCCTCGAACGGCACTTCGGCCTTGCTGTACGTCCATCCTGACTTCGGTGCCCGTACGTCGCTGGTCGGCGACTTCCTGGCCAATCAGGCATGGGCGGAGACCGTCTTTGACGGTAGCGGGCTGGCGTCGGTCGGGCAAAGGCGGGACCACGGCCTCGCTTTCGCGGTCTCGATGCGCGCGAGCAACGAACCCAACGCCTACGGCGTGGTCGGTACCAGCCTCGTCGCGGAGCGCGCCGGCAACAAGGCGGATGTTCTTGGTAGCGGCCAGCACGGTGGCCTGGGTGCAGGGGAGCAGTCGCCCTTCCTGATGATCGACGGTGCGGGCTTTTGCCCTGGCGCTGCGAGGCAGGAGCCCTCCTGCATCACTGACATTGCGCCGACCATTCTCGCGCATCTCGGGCTTCCCGCGTCCGGAATGGATGGGCGTCCGCTGCAGGCCGCGCCGGGAGGCCGCAATGGCTGA
- a CDS encoding ABC transporter ATP-binding protein has product MAEIELRRIEKSYGETAVVRDVSLSIRSGEFLTLVGPSGCGKSTLLRIIAGLEAQDSGEVVVAGRCVDDKRPKERDVAMVFQSYALYPHLSVFDNLALPLRTRRLSFAQRLPFVGRALPGRNGVETTIRAEVEQAASMLDIAHLLHRKPGQLSGGQRQRVALGRAMVRHPAVFLMDEPLSNLDAKLRVQMRAEITALHRRLGVTFVYVTHDQAEAMTMSDRVAVMTSGELLQVDKPEQLYRDPQELRVAEMIGSPKINVVSCADWTSLGASLPPGVHDDTAHLAFRPEAIGITAPGDRRLNGVVASIENLGSDIFVNVALGDDRGTVVVRTHPEWPRPEPGRPVGLQLEPACLLQFDSAGMRLRRAEQVEAAA; this is encoded by the coding sequence ATGGCTGAGATCGAACTGCGCCGCATCGAGAAGAGCTACGGCGAAACCGCCGTTGTGAGGGACGTGTCGCTGAGCATTCGCAGCGGCGAGTTTCTGACCCTGGTCGGCCCCTCCGGATGCGGAAAGTCGACCTTGTTGCGGATCATTGCCGGGCTTGAGGCGCAGGATAGCGGCGAGGTCGTGGTGGCTGGCCGCTGCGTGGACGACAAGCGTCCCAAGGAGCGCGATGTCGCCATGGTGTTCCAGTCTTATGCGCTCTATCCGCATCTGAGCGTGTTCGACAATCTGGCTTTGCCACTGCGGACGCGGCGTCTGAGCTTTGCGCAACGGCTGCCATTTGTCGGCCGCGCATTGCCGGGACGCAACGGCGTGGAAACGACGATCCGCGCTGAGGTCGAGCAGGCAGCTTCCATGCTCGACATCGCCCATCTGCTACACCGCAAGCCGGGCCAGCTATCCGGCGGCCAGCGCCAGCGTGTCGCGCTGGGCCGCGCGATGGTGCGGCATCCCGCGGTGTTTTTGATGGACGAGCCGCTGTCCAACCTCGACGCCAAGTTGCGGGTGCAGATGCGCGCCGAAATCACCGCACTGCATCGCCGTCTGGGCGTGACCTTCGTCTACGTCACCCACGATCAGGCGGAGGCGATGACGATGTCGGACCGCGTCGCCGTGATGACATCGGGCGAACTGCTTCAGGTCGACAAGCCGGAGCAGCTCTATCGCGACCCACAGGAACTCCGGGTAGCCGAGATGATCGGCAGCCCGAAGATCAATGTGGTCTCTTGCGCCGATTGGACCTCTCTCGGTGCGTCACTTCCGCCAGGTGTTCATGACGACACGGCGCACCTTGCGTTTCGTCCAGAGGCCATCGGGATAACCGCACCCGGGGATCGAAGGCTCAATGGCGTCGTCGCCAGCATCGAGAATCTCGGCTCAGATATATTTGTGAACGTGGCGCTTGGCGATGACCGCGGCACCGTCGTCGTGCGCACCCACCCGGAGTGGCCGCGTCCCGAACCGGGCCGTCCGGTCGGCCTTCAACTCGAGCCGGCGTGCTTGCTGCAATTCGACAGCGCCGGGATGCGACTGCGCCGGGCCGAGCAGGTGGAGGCCGCGGCGTGA
- a CDS encoding carbohydrate ABC transporter permease, whose protein sequence is MTTLDRGCARSIVAKPGFARQSGEHGVGWLAVSPALLLLIGLLFGPVAAVVLFSLTDWQLGSSTFNFIGIANFRTLFADPIFWKALTNTLVYAAIVVPGTVLLGLMVALLIEASPGLRGFYRAAHFLPVMSTMSAMAIVWGSMLHPTIGLVNRALGAIGISGVNWLRDERTALLALALIGIWQGLGFAMVLFVSGLKAVPQQLYDAAAVDGADGILDRLRFVTLPMLGPITMFVVILTAKRSFEVFDSVRVLTQGGPNYASDVLLHRLYTESFDFLRMGYGAALTVVYLAIIVLLTLTQARLLERRVHYS, encoded by the coding sequence GTGACAACTCTCGATCGGGGTTGCGCACGCAGCATCGTTGCGAAACCCGGCTTTGCCAGGCAATCGGGCGAGCATGGCGTTGGCTGGCTCGCCGTATCGCCCGCATTGCTGCTCCTGATCGGCTTGCTGTTCGGCCCGGTGGCGGCCGTGGTGCTTTTTTCCCTGACGGACTGGCAACTGGGGTCATCTACCTTCAATTTCATCGGTATCGCGAATTTCAGGACGCTGTTCGCGGATCCCATTTTCTGGAAGGCATTGACCAATACGCTGGTTTACGCGGCCATCGTGGTGCCGGGCACGGTGCTGCTCGGCCTTATGGTGGCCCTGCTCATTGAAGCCAGTCCCGGCCTGCGTGGCTTCTACCGCGCCGCGCACTTCCTTCCCGTGATGTCGACGATGTCGGCCATGGCGATCGTATGGGGCTCCATGCTGCATCCGACCATCGGCCTCGTGAACCGCGCTCTGGGCGCGATTGGGATATCGGGAGTGAATTGGCTCCGCGACGAGCGTACGGCGTTACTCGCCTTGGCTCTTATCGGCATATGGCAAGGCCTCGGCTTTGCGATGGTGCTGTTCGTATCCGGCCTCAAGGCCGTTCCGCAGCAACTCTACGACGCAGCCGCCGTCGACGGCGCCGACGGCATTCTGGACCGCCTACGCTTCGTGACGCTGCCGATGCTGGGACCGATCACGATGTTCGTCGTCATCCTGACGGCGAAACGATCCTTCGAGGTATTCGACAGCGTTCGCGTCCTGACCCAGGGCGGGCCGAACTACGCATCCGATGTGCTGCTGCATCGGCTCTACACCGAGAGCTTCGATTTCCTGCGCATGGGGTATGGCGCGGCGCTTACCGTGGTCTATCTCGCCATCATCGTGCTGCTCACGCTGACACAGGCGAGACTCCTCGAGCGGCGGGTTCATTATTCATGA
- a CDS encoding carbohydrate ABC transporter permease — MFRFLLNGLLVCAAIFALQLLVCIPCAYALAKLRFHGRDTLFSAVLIALLLPAQALAIPHFVLLHLFGLLDTYAALILPWAISTFGVFLLRQFFRSIPDEIIHAARLDGLGEFEIIWRIMIPMTVPALAAFGIFSVVAHWNDLFWPLIAVRSAEISTPALGILLFRDDEAGQFLGPLMAGAVIIVAPLLLAFLIAQRRFIDGLAVTTIK; from the coding sequence ATGTTCCGCTTCCTGCTGAACGGGCTGCTCGTGTGCGCGGCGATCTTTGCGCTGCAGCTGCTGGTCTGCATTCCGTGTGCCTATGCGCTCGCGAAGCTGCGCTTTCACGGCAGGGACACGTTGTTCTCGGCGGTGCTTATCGCGCTGCTGCTGCCGGCCCAGGCGCTCGCCATTCCGCACTTCGTTTTGCTGCACCTGTTCGGGCTTCTGGACACCTACGCCGCGCTGATCCTGCCGTGGGCGATCTCTACTTTCGGCGTCTTCCTGCTGCGCCAGTTCTTTCGATCCATACCCGACGAGATCATTCATGCAGCCCGGCTCGACGGACTTGGCGAGTTCGAGATCATCTGGCGCATCATGATCCCCATGACGGTCCCGGCGTTAGCCGCCTTTGGCATCTTCTCGGTCGTAGCCCATTGGAACGACCTGTTCTGGCCGCTAATCGCGGTGCGCAGCGCGGAGATTTCGACGCCTGCGCTCGGCATCCTGTTGTTCCGCGACGATGAGGCCGGGCAGTTCCTCGGGCCGCTGATGGCCGGTGCCGTGATCATCGTGGCTCCGCTCCTTCTCGCATTCCTGATCGCGCAGCGCCGGTTCATTGACGGCCTCGCCGTAACGACCATTAAGTAA
- a CDS encoding ABC transporter substrate-binding protein: MLDQIISRLGLALAGAALMAISVTTARAEVTLDVLYTTPGTFNALHQELARRFTEANPEIKVKFRNPAASYEEAAQQILRDQITGRLPDVAFNGINQIGLFVDRGLGAPLDGFVARDGGLAELGYYPTLAELGKHKGKLYGLPFAVSTPVLYVNADLLAKAGSDVSALPKTWPELLALGKNVEVKAGTGTTGLYYQWEQTGNWLFQSLVTSKGGRILKPDGCSIAFDDANGMWALKTLEGFGKSGMPNLGLGQARQSFVAGNIAILADSTSYVAAAERQIGGRFQFKTVAFPLAATEGRLPAGGNVAMVFSKDAERQRAAWQYVKFVTGPVGQTAMVNLTGYMPGNEIAVKTPDLLGAFYAKAPNHVTSIQQLPVLTEWTSFPGDNSLKIIEVIKHHVEGLVTGKRTAEQVMPEVVRDVSSLLPKCGG; the protein is encoded by the coding sequence GTGCTTGATCAAATCATATCGCGGCTGGGTTTGGCGCTTGCCGGCGCTGCCCTGATGGCCATCAGCGTGACCACCGCGCGCGCGGAAGTCACGCTCGACGTGCTCTACACCACTCCAGGTACCTTCAATGCGCTGCATCAGGAATTGGCCAGGCGCTTCACCGAAGCGAACCCGGAAATCAAGGTGAAATTCCGCAATCCGGCCGCGAGCTACGAGGAAGCCGCGCAGCAGATCCTGCGCGACCAGATCACCGGCCGCTTGCCCGATGTGGCGTTCAATGGGATCAACCAGATCGGCCTGTTCGTTGATCGAGGACTGGGTGCGCCGCTGGATGGGTTTGTCGCCAGAGATGGCGGGCTCGCCGAACTCGGCTATTACCCGACGCTTGCAGAACTCGGAAAGCACAAGGGCAAGCTCTACGGGCTGCCATTCGCCGTCTCGACCCCGGTGCTCTACGTCAATGCCGATCTGCTGGCCAAAGCCGGCAGCGATGTATCCGCTCTTCCGAAAACGTGGCCAGAGCTGCTGGCTCTCGGTAAGAACGTCGAGGTGAAGGCGGGCACCGGCACGACCGGCCTCTACTATCAGTGGGAGCAAACCGGAAACTGGCTGTTTCAGTCGCTGGTGACAAGCAAGGGCGGCCGTATTCTCAAGCCTGACGGGTGCAGCATCGCCTTCGACGACGCAAACGGCATGTGGGCGCTGAAGACGCTGGAAGGCTTTGGCAAGTCGGGCATGCCGAATCTCGGCCTCGGTCAAGCCCGGCAGTCATTCGTCGCCGGCAATATTGCGATCCTGGCGGACTCTACGTCCTATGTGGCGGCAGCCGAGCGGCAGATCGGCGGCCGATTCCAGTTCAAGACCGTTGCCTTTCCGCTTGCCGCCACCGAAGGGCGTCTTCCCGCAGGAGGCAATGTCGCCATGGTCTTCTCGAAGGATGCCGAACGCCAAAGGGCTGCCTGGCAATATGTAAAGTTCGTCACCGGGCCGGTCGGCCAGACCGCGATGGTCAATTTGACCGGATATATGCCCGGCAACGAGATCGCCGTGAAGACGCCGGACCTGCTGGGCGCCTTCTATGCAAAGGCCCCGAACCATGTGACCAGCATCCAGCAACTGCCGGTGCTGACGGAATGGACATCCTTTCCGGGCGACAATTCGCTGAAGATTATCGAGGTGATAAAGCACCACGTCGAAGGCCTGGTGACGGGCAAGCGTACGGCGGAGCAGGTCATGCCCGAGGTGGTTCGAGATGTCTCCAGCCTTCTTCCAAAGTGCGGTGGCTGA
- a CDS encoding DMT family transporter, translated as MTLATKSNERILGLLSAAGVFCIWSGFLVFSRAGVQSGLTPFDVTALRFMVAGTLIVPFAMAWWPRHLPLHATLSMSVFGPGALYSVLMYFGLKNSSAAYGGVFANGTLPIFTILMGFFFARQIPSRRQLMAVLTLVVGAVLIGLPGLRTGGSSVVTAIALFLAASAVLSIYFLGVKHWQVEPRQALAMVSLPNAILFLPIWFFFLPSTIHDAAWSTVLLQAAFQGLGPGFLAVILFSISARVLGPTPSAGLAAAVPASATLLAIPVLGEIPAGIEWIGIAIVTAGLVLLLSGQSETRPVQVAMMKGPEI; from the coding sequence TTGACTCTTGCGACCAAATCCAACGAGCGGATCCTGGGGCTGCTGAGCGCAGCCGGCGTTTTCTGCATCTGGTCGGGCTTTCTTGTCTTCTCGAGGGCCGGCGTGCAATCCGGCCTGACCCCCTTCGATGTGACGGCCCTTCGATTCATGGTCGCCGGCACCCTGATTGTTCCGTTCGCGATGGCCTGGTGGCCGCGCCATCTGCCGCTGCACGCAACGCTGTCAATGTCGGTCTTTGGCCCCGGCGCGCTATATAGCGTTTTGATGTATTTCGGATTGAAGAATTCGTCGGCCGCCTACGGGGGAGTGTTCGCTAACGGTACGCTACCCATTTTCACCATCCTGATGGGCTTCTTTTTCGCGCGGCAGATTCCGTCCCGGCGGCAACTCATGGCCGTTCTCACCCTCGTGGTCGGCGCGGTTCTGATCGGCCTTCCGGGCCTGCGCACAGGCGGCAGCAGCGTGGTGACGGCCATCGCGCTCTTCCTCGCGGCATCGGCTGTGCTTTCGATTTATTTTCTGGGCGTGAAGCACTGGCAAGTCGAACCGCGCCAGGCTCTGGCCATGGTCAGCCTTCCGAACGCAATCCTTTTCCTGCCGATCTGGTTTTTCTTTCTCCCCTCCACCATCCACGATGCGGCATGGTCCACGGTGCTGCTTCAGGCCGCCTTCCAGGGCTTGGGACCCGGTTTCCTGGCGGTCATCCTGTTCTCGATCTCTGCGAGGGTTCTCGGGCCGACGCCCTCGGCTGGGCTGGCTGCGGCGGTACCGGCAAGCGCAACGCTGTTGGCGATACCGGTACTTGGGGAGATTCCAGCAGGCATCGAGTGGATCGGCATCGCAATCGTCACTGCTGGGCTCGTTCTGCTCCTCAGTGGCCAGTCCGAAACCAGGCCTGTCCAAGTAGCGATGATGAAAGGTCCAGAAATCTGA
- a CDS encoding TRAP transporter large permease, translating to MIAIIFLLVMLGLAIFAASQGAAALPIGEIMMLVGLFLVFFGSGVYISVVLGALALLSGFMFSDRPFWLFLGQVIWAPSSSFVLVAVPLFLLMGEILLRSGLSEQLYRALNVWMRRWPGGLLHTNIAACAVFSAISGSSVATAATMGSVALPYFEKKAYSQRMVLGSLAAGGALGNLIPPGITFIVYGLMTETSVGKMYIAAIVPSVLVCALFFVVIVIHGLRTPTNETLPPITAQERWRSIIDLMPTALLILIVLGTIYGGIATPTEAAALGVVASLVFAFIARKLSFKLLNESAEATARNTSMLGLILFGAYMLNFIMTQLRVPQSLAEIVSVLPLPAWAIMLVIIGFYLALGTFMEGFSMIITTIPVVFPVVKSLGYDPIWFGVIVTMLIEIAMISPPDGTVMYVLQGMRRTPGPITDVFSGVMPFVGVYMLAVLILLLFPGLALVLVPR from the coding sequence GTGATTGCCATCATCTTCCTGCTCGTCATGCTCGGCCTCGCCATTTTTGCGGCCAGCCAGGGCGCGGCGGCGCTTCCGATCGGCGAGATCATGATGCTGGTCGGCCTGTTCCTCGTGTTCTTCGGATCGGGCGTGTATATCTCGGTGGTGCTTGGCGCGCTGGCGTTGCTGTCCGGGTTCATGTTCTCCGACCGGCCGTTCTGGCTGTTCCTGGGCCAGGTGATCTGGGCGCCGTCATCGAGCTTCGTGCTGGTGGCCGTACCGCTGTTCCTGCTGATGGGCGAGATCCTGTTGCGATCGGGTCTGTCAGAACAACTCTATCGCGCGCTCAATGTCTGGATGCGCCGCTGGCCGGGCGGTCTGTTGCATACGAACATCGCAGCCTGCGCGGTGTTCTCCGCGATTTCGGGGTCGAGCGTGGCAACGGCGGCCACCATGGGCTCGGTCGCCTTGCCCTACTTCGAGAAAAAGGCCTACAGCCAGCGCATGGTTTTGGGATCGCTGGCCGCCGGCGGCGCGCTGGGCAACTTGATACCGCCCGGCATCACTTTCATCGTCTACGGGCTAATGACAGAGACGTCGGTCGGCAAGATGTATATCGCCGCGATCGTGCCAAGTGTGCTCGTCTGCGCGCTGTTCTTTGTCGTCATCGTCATCCACGGCCTGCGTACGCCGACCAACGAAACGCTGCCACCGATTACCGCGCAGGAACGATGGCGAAGCATCATCGACCTCATGCCGACGGCGCTATTGATCCTGATCGTGCTCGGGACGATCTATGGCGGAATCGCGACGCCGACCGAAGCCGCCGCGCTCGGCGTGGTCGCGTCGCTCGTGTTTGCATTCATCGCCCGCAAACTCAGTTTCAAGCTGCTGAACGAGTCGGCAGAAGCGACCGCGCGCAATACCTCGATGCTCGGCCTGATCCTGTTCGGCGCCTACATGCTGAACTTCATCATGACGCAATTGCGGGTGCCGCAATCGCTGGCGGAAATTGTCAGCGTGCTGCCGCTGCCGGCCTGGGCGATCATGCTGGTCATCATCGGGTTCTATCTCGCGCTGGGCACCTTCATGGAGGGTTTCTCCATGATCATCACGACGATTCCGGTGGTGTTTCCGGTGGTGAAGAGCCTCGGCTATGACCCGATCTGGTTCGGCGTCATCGTTACCATGCTGATCGAGATCGCCATGATCAGCCCGCCGGACGGGACCGTCATGTATGTCCTGCAGGGTATGCGCCGCACGCCCGGGCCCATCACGGACGTTTTCAGCGGCGTAATGCCCTTCGTCGGCGTGTATATGCTGGCCGTTCTGATCCTGTTGCTGTTCCCGGGTCTCGCTCTTGTGCTTGTGCCCCGATAG